The Salvia miltiorrhiza cultivar Shanhuang (shh) chromosome 1, IMPLAD_Smil_shh, whole genome shotgun sequence genome has a window encoding:
- the LOC131010747 gene encoding uncharacterized protein LOC131010747, translating to MRNTRAHSHHAENSNTNSEAEAGQPHPTNGGDFMSQFLSALQGFVQQQTQTQATQRDLNQTSNTMDQAVERFRNYNPPRFNGRDGPLAAEEWLEELERIFTHINCTEEQKVSCAVFQLKEDARQWWKHFYRLLGEEDRNVLNWKIFKGVVMDKYFPLSFREKKETEFFELKQGNMTIEEYERKFNELARFAPHLVDTEDKMIARF from the exons ATGAGGAATACGCGTGCACATTCCCACCACGCCGAGAACTCAAATACAAATTCCGAAGCAGAAGCTGGACAACCTCATCCAACTAATGGAGGAGACTTCATGAGTCAATTTCTGAGCGCCTTACAAGGTTTTGTCCAACAGCAAACCCAAACTCAGGCCACGCAGCGAGACCTAAACCAGACCTCTAACACAATGGATCAAGCGGTAGAGCGATTTCGGAATTATAATCCGCCACGATTCAATGGACGTGATGGACCGCTAGCAGCTGAAGAGTGGTTGGAAGAGCTTGAACGGATTTTCACTCACATCAACTGTACCGAGGAACAGAAAGTTTCATGTGCTGTTTTTCAACTCAAAGAGGACGCTCGACAATGGTGGAAACATTTCTATCGTCTGTTGGGAGAAGAGGATCGCAATGTTCTCAATTGGAAAATCTTCAAGGGAGTAGTAATGGATAAATACTTTCCTCTGTCATTCAGAGAAAAGAAGGAAACCGAGTTCTTTGAGTTGAAACAAGGAAATATGACTATAGAGGAGTACGAGAGGAAATTTAATGAGTTGGCTCGTTTTGCACCACACCTAGTTGACACAGAAGATAAAATGATAGCTAG ATTTTAG